A portion of the Candidatus Binataceae bacterium genome contains these proteins:
- a CDS encoding competence/damage-inducible protein A, giving the protein MIQKAVVLSTGDELTTGRVVDTNSNYLADKLSEIGIDLVAVITVGDVPERLEWAWRTAIGMADVVVSTGGIGPTADDLTNETVARITGKPLVRDAESVEHMKRIFASINRVMPENNLKQADIPEGAVIIRNPLGTAPGFRMAVPRDGGTCHLVVLPGVPREMKPMMEQTVIPWLKENRGVDTIYAVRVFQTFGISESALDEAVAGLIKPEEARVAFRASFPQISLRVTVEGRPGEAERRLAELCERVRKRIPNFIYAEGDASMEEVVAKLMVERGYKLAVAESCTGGLIGHRLTNVPGSSRFFVGDFVTYANELKVAELGVRKETLKEHGAVSEECVLEMAAGALKRAGADLAIATSGIAGPDGGSADRPVGTVCIALVGGEARAARRYQFRGTRDWVKLLTSQVALDWLRRYALGLPLSESAAFRR; this is encoded by the coding sequence ATGATTCAGAAGGCGGTTGTCCTCTCCACCGGCGACGAACTCACCACCGGCCGCGTGGTCGATACCAACTCCAACTACCTCGCCGACAAGCTGAGCGAAATCGGCATCGACCTCGTCGCCGTGATTACGGTGGGCGACGTGCCCGAGCGGCTGGAATGGGCCTGGCGCACCGCGATCGGAATGGCCGACGTTGTGGTCTCGACCGGCGGCATCGGCCCCACCGCCGATGATCTGACAAACGAGACCGTCGCGCGCATCACCGGTAAGCCGCTCGTGCGCGACGCCGAGAGCGTCGAGCACATGAAGCGCATCTTCGCCTCGATCAACCGCGTGATGCCCGAGAACAACCTCAAGCAAGCCGATATCCCCGAGGGCGCCGTGATCATCCGCAACCCCCTCGGCACCGCGCCGGGCTTCCGGATGGCGGTGCCGCGCGACGGCGGCACCTGCCACCTGGTCGTGCTCCCCGGCGTGCCGCGCGAGATGAAGCCGATGATGGAGCAGACGGTGATCCCGTGGCTCAAGGAGAACCGCGGGGTCGACACGATCTATGCCGTGCGCGTCTTCCAGACCTTCGGCATCAGCGAATCCGCGCTCGACGAGGCGGTCGCCGGACTGATCAAGCCGGAGGAGGCGCGGGTCGCCTTTCGCGCAAGCTTCCCGCAGATCTCTCTGCGCGTGACCGTCGAGGGCCGCCCGGGCGAGGCCGAGCGCCGGCTCGCGGAGTTGTGCGAGCGCGTGCGCAAGCGCATCCCCAACTTCATCTACGCCGAGGGCGACGCCTCGATGGAGGAGGTGGTCGCCAAGCTGATGGTCGAGCGCGGCTACAAGCTGGCGGTCGCCGAATCCTGCACCGGCGGCCTTATCGGCCATCGCCTGACCAACGTGCCAGGCAGCTCGCGTTTTTTCGTCGGCGACTTCGTGACCTACGCCAACGAGCTCAAGGTGGCCGAGCTCGGCGTGCGCAAGGAGACGCTCAAGGAGCACGGCGCGGTGAGCGAGGAGTGCGTGCTCGAGATGGCGGCCGGGGCCCTCAAGCGCGCGGGCGCCGACCTCGCGATCGCGACCTCGGGCATCGCCGGGCCCGACGGCGGCAGCGCCGACCGCCCGGTAGGCACGGTGTGCATCGCGCTGGTCGGCGGCGAGGCGCGTGCCGCGCGCCGCTATCAGTTCAGGGGCACGCGCGACTGGGTGAAGCTGTTGACCTCGCAGGTCGCACTGGACTGGCTGCGCCGCTACGCGCTGGGCCTGCCGCTGAGCGAATCCGCCGCTTTCAGGCGGTGA
- a CDS encoding phosphatidylglycerophosphatase A, translating to MRALITFLATGLYSGYAPYAPGTAGSLVGALLVWAVTAPLTRRSPVGGTALIAAMFAAGCWLAGRAEEILGRCDSPHIVIDEIVGMAITMYLNPASWSAIALGFALFRLFDIAKLEPARAIDRRMRGGAAVMLDDVAAAIYANLVLRALCLAVPL from the coding sequence ATGCGCGCACTGATCACTTTTCTTGCGACCGGATTGTACAGCGGCTACGCGCCCTACGCGCCCGGCACCGCCGGTTCGTTAGTCGGCGCGCTCCTGGTATGGGCCGTCACCGCGCCGCTGACGCGTCGCTCGCCGGTGGGCGGCACCGCGCTTATCGCCGCGATGTTCGCGGCCGGATGCTGGCTTGCCGGCCGCGCCGAGGAGATCCTCGGCCGATGCGACAGCCCGCATATCGTGATCGACGAGATCGTGGGAATGGCGATCACGATGTACCTCAATCCGGCGTCGTGGTCCGCAATCGCCCTCGGCTTCGCGCTCTTTCGGCTCTTCGACATCGCCAAACTCGAGCCCGCGCGCGCGATCGACCGCCGGATGCGCGGCGGTGCGGCGGTGATGCTTGACGACGTTGCGGCGGCCATATATGCGAACCTCGTGCTGCGTGCGCTCTGCCTTGCGGTCCCGCTCTGA
- a CDS encoding cytidylate kinase family protein: MAIIAVSQQLGSRGIELGRLAARTLGYRFLSSEDLIAEVSRTYHVTPEQLVVVDERQPHFWSRLKTESVRFISFFRATLLREMAADRVVVVGRSPAVYLPPVGCGIKVRTVGPFEERARLVGEMEKLSPVAAQRRVRDYDREVRARIQTLTGVDIEDPASFDLVINGFGAPLEFSAAALAAWAERIDAQVRPEQWQQMRDVATAAQVRAACHAHPKLGHAPIEVECSAGAVQVRGPGLVPPWDELANQVASGVEGVRSVAVEADETPIPVRPD; the protein is encoded by the coding sequence ATGGCGATAATTGCTGTCAGTCAGCAGCTCGGCTCGCGGGGAATCGAACTCGGCCGGCTTGCCGCGCGGACGCTCGGTTACAGGTTTCTGAGCAGCGAGGACCTGATTGCGGAAGTCTCGCGCACGTATCACGTCACGCCCGAGCAGCTCGTCGTGGTTGACGAACGCCAGCCGCATTTCTGGTCGCGGCTGAAGACCGAGAGCGTACGCTTCATCTCGTTCTTCCGCGCGACGCTGCTGCGCGAGATGGCGGCCGACCGCGTGGTGGTCGTGGGGCGCTCGCCGGCGGTTTATCTGCCGCCCGTGGGATGCGGAATCAAGGTGCGCACGGTGGGCCCGTTCGAGGAGCGCGCCCGGCTGGTGGGCGAGATGGAAAAGCTATCGCCGGTCGCCGCCCAGCGCCGTGTGCGCGACTACGACCGCGAGGTCCGCGCACGCATCCAGACCCTGACCGGCGTCGATATTGAGGACCCCGCCTCCTTTGATCTCGTAATCAACGGCTTCGGCGCGCCGCTGGAATTCAGCGCCGCGGCGCTCGCCGCCTGGGCCGAACGCATCGACGCCCAGGTGCGTCCCGAGCAGTGGCAGCAAATGCGCGACGTCGCCACGGCCGCCCAGGTGCGCGCCGCCTGCCACGCCCATCCCAAGCTCGGCCACGCGCCGATCGAGGTCGAATGCAGCGCGGGCGCCGTGCAGGTGCGCGGCCCCGGCCTGGTGCCGCCGTGGGACGAGCTCGCCAACCAGGTCGCCAGCGGTGTCGAGGGCGTGCGCTCGGTCGCGGTCGAGGCCGACGAGACGCCTATCCCGGTGCGCCCCGACTGA
- the speY gene encoding deoxyhypusine synthase, whose amino-acid sequence MARRKARIGGTPIDPAPVRGSMTAADLIDGAFLAYNGRRLREACRLFAEKMLADDVFVAMSLTGALTPAGLGMSCLIPLIENGFVDWMVSTGANLYHDTHFGLGLKMFQGSAEADDVALRRAGVVRIYDIFFDYRVLLSTDAFFRQIARQEEFQRSMSSAEFHYRAGRYVAERERVLRLGRRSLLAAAHEAGVPVYTSSPGDSSIGMNLALLEVEGYGLRLDPLADVNETAAIVYAAKRAGMKSAVFILGGGSPKNFVLQTEPQIQEVMGVAEKGHDYFLQITDARPDTGGLSGATPAEAVSWGKIDPNRLPDSVVCYVDSTVALPLITAYALQRRKPRRLRRLYDKREEMMATLRTAYERVRRKRLRRGEP is encoded by the coding sequence ATGGCTCGACGAAAAGCACGGATCGGCGGCACGCCGATCGATCCCGCGCCGGTGCGCGGAAGTATGACCGCCGCCGATCTTATCGACGGCGCCTTTCTCGCCTACAACGGCCGCCGCCTGCGCGAGGCCTGCCGGCTATTCGCGGAGAAGATGCTCGCCGACGACGTTTTCGTCGCGATGAGCCTGACCGGCGCGCTCACGCCGGCGGGGCTGGGGATGTCGTGCCTGATCCCGCTCATTGAAAACGGCTTCGTTGACTGGATGGTTTCGACCGGGGCCAACCTCTATCACGACACCCACTTCGGGCTGGGGCTCAAGATGTTCCAGGGCTCGGCCGAGGCCGACGACGTCGCGCTGCGGCGGGCGGGCGTGGTCCGGATCTACGACATCTTCTTCGACTACCGCGTGTTGCTCTCGACCGACGCTTTCTTCCGCCAGATCGCGCGCCAGGAGGAGTTCCAGCGCTCGATGAGCAGCGCGGAGTTCCACTACCGCGCCGGCCGCTACGTCGCTGAGCGCGAGCGCGTGCTCAGGCTCGGCCGCCGCTCGCTGCTTGCCGCCGCGCACGAGGCGGGCGTGCCGGTGTACACGTCGTCGCCGGGCGACTCGTCGATCGGGATGAATCTGGCGCTGCTCGAAGTCGAAGGCTACGGGCTCAGGCTCGATCCGCTGGCCGACGTCAACGAGACTGCAGCGATCGTCTACGCGGCGAAGCGGGCGGGGATGAAGAGCGCGGTGTTCATCCTGGGCGGCGGCTCGCCCAAGAATTTCGTGCTCCAGACCGAGCCGCAGATACAGGAGGTGATGGGCGTGGCGGAGAAGGGCCATGACTACTTCCTGCAAATCACCGACGCGCGGCCCGACACCGGCGGGCTCAGCGGTGCCACCCCCGCGGAGGCGGTGAGCTGGGGCAAGATCGATCCCAACCGGCTGCCGGATTCGGTGGTATGCTATGTTGACAGTACGGTCGCGCTGCCGCTGATCACCGCCTACGCACTGCAGCGGCGCAAGCCGCGTCGGCTGCGCCGATTGTATGACAAACGCGAGGAGATGATGGCGACGCTGCGCACCGCCTACGAGCGGGTGCGCCGCAAGCGGCTGCGGCGCGGCGAGCCCTGA
- a CDS encoding 3'(2'),5'-bisphosphate nucleotidase CysQ yields the protein MKRESHRAPADRPQAASGADQARAGGGEFAAELELARAAALEAGDILRRHFRERGFEVNSKGHDNPVTTADLEADRALRERLGGAFPEYGWLSEETADDGARLARRRVWIVDPLDGTKEFIKGIPEFVVAIALAEDGVPVLGVTYNPVKREMFWAARGAGCHLDGERVRVTAAAGLARAVVLASRSETARGEWKAYKDQLIVNPIGSVAYKLALVAAGKADATFTRTPKSEWDIASGAALLAEAGGVMTDIHGHPLRFNRRHVRLEGFIAAGPELHAALSKLVMK from the coding sequence ATGAAGCGCGAATCACACCGGGCGCCGGCGGATCGCCCGCAGGCGGCGTCGGGAGCCGATCAGGCGCGCGCGGGCGGCGGCGAGTTCGCCGCCGAGCTCGAGCTTGCGCGGGCGGCAGCGCTCGAGGCGGGCGACATCCTGCGCCGACATTTCCGCGAGCGCGGCTTCGAGGTCAATTCCAAGGGCCACGACAATCCGGTGACCACCGCCGATCTCGAGGCTGACCGCGCGCTGCGCGAGCGCCTGGGCGGCGCGTTTCCCGAGTACGGATGGCTTTCCGAGGAGACCGCCGACGACGGCGCGCGACTTGCGCGCAGGCGAGTGTGGATCGTCGATCCGCTCGACGGCACCAAGGAGTTCATCAAGGGCATCCCGGAGTTCGTTGTCGCGATTGCGCTGGCCGAGGACGGTGTGCCCGTGCTCGGCGTGACCTACAATCCGGTCAAGCGCGAGATGTTCTGGGCCGCGCGCGGCGCCGGATGCCATCTCGACGGCGAACGTGTGCGCGTGACGGCGGCGGCGGGGCTGGCGCGCGCGGTGGTGCTCGCCAGCCGCAGCGAGACCGCGCGCGGCGAGTGGAAGGCCTACAAGGACCAGCTCATCGTCAATCCGATCGGCAGCGTCGCATACAAGCTCGCCCTGGTCGCCGCGGGCAAGGCCGACGCGACCTTCACCCGCACGCCCAAAAGCGAATGGGATATCGCCTCGGGCGCGGCGCTGCTCGCCGAAGCCGGCGGGGTGATGACCGACATCCATGGCCATCCGCTGCGCTTTAACCGCCGCCACGTCAGGCTCGAGGGCTTCATCGCCGCCGGACCCGAGCTCCACGCCGCGCTGAGCAAGCTCGTGATGAAGTAG
- a CDS encoding ACS family MFS transporter translates to MAIAIVARPNYACARATMGEPAPAQAAAAAATGWPRRYTVIALFALSTVLCYIDRVNISIAIIPLAHAKGYDAAARGLILSAFFWGYLWPQLPGGWLADRFGGKRVLGAGVALWSLATFLTPPATASFALLLCMRGLLGAGEALNFPAIHSIAARWAPAGERARAISLHLSGTALGTIVALLASPPIIIAFGWEAVFYLSGLLGLGWLAAWWWKADDWPESSAGVSTAEMAVIRAGRSEVEAAQQIPWRRICAEPAVWAIVIAHTCNNFGFYILLLWLPSYLDHTFQVPLKNLGLLAVVPYLAAFVVGNVSGWIADGLQARGLRLTAVRKLLQSSAFALGAVAMCALPAAHGAVEAVMLATLSIGGGALGMGAFGVNHLDVGPRYAGILMGISNTFATLPGIIGVAATGFIVQATGSYAGAFYLAAAVYTVGLVAFNLWGSGERRL, encoded by the coding sequence GTGGCGATAGCAATCGTGGCGCGCCCCAACTATGCTTGCGCGCGAGCGACCATGGGCGAACCCGCTCCAGCGCAAGCGGCGGCGGCCGCCGCGACCGGATGGCCGCGGCGTTACACCGTCATCGCCCTCTTCGCGCTCTCGACGGTGCTCTGTTACATCGACCGCGTCAACATCTCGATCGCGATCATCCCTCTCGCCCACGCCAAGGGCTACGACGCCGCCGCGCGCGGACTCATCCTGTCGGCTTTCTTCTGGGGCTACTTGTGGCCGCAACTGCCCGGCGGATGGCTGGCCGACCGCTTCGGCGGCAAACGCGTGCTCGGCGCGGGCGTTGCGCTATGGTCGCTGGCGACTTTTCTGACGCCGCCGGCGACTGCGTCGTTCGCGCTGCTGCTGTGCATGCGCGGGCTTCTAGGCGCGGGCGAGGCGCTCAACTTTCCGGCGATTCATTCGATCGCCGCGCGATGGGCGCCCGCGGGCGAACGCGCGCGCGCCATCTCGCTGCACTTGAGCGGCACCGCGCTCGGCACGATCGTCGCCCTGCTGGCGAGCCCGCCGATAATCATCGCCTTCGGATGGGAAGCGGTATTCTACCTCTCCGGCCTGCTCGGCCTCGGGTGGCTCGCCGCCTGGTGGTGGAAAGCCGACGACTGGCCCGAGAGCTCGGCGGGCGTGAGCACGGCCGAGATGGCGGTCATCCGCGCCGGACGCTCCGAGGTCGAGGCGGCACAGCAAATTCCGTGGCGGCGGATATGCGCCGAGCCCGCGGTATGGGCGATCGTTATCGCCCACACCTGCAACAATTTCGGCTTCTACATCCTGCTCCTCTGGCTTCCCAGCTATCTCGACCATACCTTCCAGGTGCCGCTCAAAAACCTCGGCCTGCTGGCGGTGGTGCCTTATCTCGCCGCCTTCGTCGTCGGCAACGTCAGCGGATGGATCGCCGACGGGCTTCAGGCGCGCGGGCTGCGGCTGACCGCGGTGCGCAAGCTCCTGCAATCGAGCGCTTTCGCCCTGGGCGCGGTTGCGATGTGCGCGTTGCCGGCCGCACACGGCGCAGTGGAGGCGGTGATGCTCGCGACGCTGTCGATCGGCGGCGGCGCGCTCGGAATGGGCGCCTTCGGCGTCAACCATCTCGATGTGGGACCGCGCTATGCCGGGATCCTGATGGGCATCTCGAACACCTTCGCCACGCTGCCCGGCATCATCGGGGTCGCCGCCACCGGCTTTATCGTCCAGGCCACCGGCTCCTACGCCGGCGCCTTCTACCTGGCCGCCGCGGTTTACACGGTGGGACTCGTCGCCTTCAACCTATGGGGCAGCGGCGAGCGCAGGCTGTAG
- a CDS encoding helix-turn-helix transcriptional regulator, producing the protein MPKTTERSFGAAIRERRRQLDLTQEEIARQIATSTPYIGHLESGKRHPSEKVIARLSEVLGLSSRELFFLANPEARTLVNGAPEERRRSAWEDFRRDSRLRRVHNISADEMELLARVAAMGEVRAPRDFIYVLNAVRQALGR; encoded by the coding sequence ATGCCCAAGACCACTGAGCGCAGCTTCGGCGCCGCCATCCGCGAACGCCGCCGCCAGCTTGACCTGACCCAGGAGGAGATCGCCAGGCAGATCGCAACCTCGACGCCATACATAGGTCACCTGGAGTCCGGCAAGCGCCATCCCTCTGAAAAGGTGATCGCGCGCCTGAGCGAAGTTCTGGGGCTTTCCAGCCGCGAGCTGTTCTTTCTCGCCAACCCCGAGGCCCGCACGCTGGTCAACGGCGCGCCCGAGGAGCGCAGGCGTTCGGCGTGGGAGGACTTCCGGCGCGACTCGCGTTTGCGCCGCGTGCATAACATCAGCGCCGACGAGATGGAGCTGCTGGCCCGGGTCGCGGCGATGGGCGAGGTGCGCGCGCCGCGCGACTTCATCTACGTCCTCAACGCGGTGCGCCAGGCGCTCGGACGCTGA
- a CDS encoding FxLYD domain-containing protein — protein MRKGTMVILLVALGFVGIVASLLKNNEPVKVLQSRMVRNGSEVFVEGRLRNAGTRAAGPLDLEVRYYARNGDALGRDVLTIQPLRAGTEREFHTPIHNLGTANSYSIYLNHGRNPYGN, from the coding sequence ATGCGCAAGGGCACGATGGTGATTCTGCTGGTTGCGCTCGGCTTTGTCGGGATCGTTGCCAGCCTGCTGAAGAACAATGAGCCGGTCAAAGTGCTGCAGAGCCGCATGGTGCGCAATGGCTCGGAGGTCTTTGTCGAGGGCCGCCTGCGCAACGCCGGCACCCGCGCCGCCGGCCCGCTCGATCTCGAAGTCCGCTACTACGCGCGCAACGGCGATGCGCTGGGGCGCGACGTCTTGACGATTCAGCCGCTGCGCGCGGGAACGGAGCGCGAGTTTCACACCCCGATCCACAACCTCGGCACCGCCAACAGCTACTCAATCTATCTCAACCACGGACGCAATCCGTACGGCAATTAG
- a CDS encoding acyl-CoA dehydrogenase family protein, with the protein MDFELTEAQQEIVRGVRALCERFNDEYWRAKDAAHEFPHDFYQAVAKAGYLGVAIPEEFGGSGLGITEAALVMREVAYAGAMNAASSIHLSIFGLTPIVLHGSEEMKRRHLPRIVSGELHAAFAVTEPDAGNDITHIKTFARREGDYYVINGRKVFTTKAQEAHKMLLLTRTAPFEKVAKKTEGMSLFFADLDRGAIEVRELLKLGRHAVDTNMLFIDNLKVSAADLIGEEGKGFRYLLDGLNPERILIAAEAIGIGRAAVDKAVRYAKERVVFGRPIGQNQAIAHPLADAYAKLEVAELMMMKAAWLFDHRRPCGAEANIAKLRAAEAGFEACDRAVQTLGGYGYMREYDVERYFRECRMLKIAPVSQEMVLNTISEHVLNLPRSY; encoded by the coding sequence ATGGATTTTGAACTGACCGAAGCGCAACAGGAAATCGTGCGCGGCGTGCGCGCGCTGTGCGAACGCTTCAACGACGAGTACTGGCGCGCCAAGGACGCCGCCCACGAATTCCCGCATGACTTCTACCAGGCCGTGGCCAAGGCCGGGTATCTCGGCGTCGCCATCCCCGAGGAATTCGGCGGCAGCGGGCTCGGCATCACCGAGGCCGCGCTGGTGATGCGCGAGGTCGCCTACGCGGGGGCGATGAACGCGGCGAGCTCGATCCATTTGTCGATCTTCGGACTTACGCCGATCGTCCTGCACGGCAGCGAAGAGATGAAGCGCCGCCATCTGCCGCGGATCGTCAGCGGCGAGCTGCACGCGGCCTTCGCCGTTACCGAACCCGACGCCGGTAATGACATCACCCACATCAAGACCTTTGCCCGGCGCGAGGGCGACTATTACGTGATCAACGGGCGCAAGGTGTTCACCACCAAGGCGCAGGAAGCGCACAAGATGCTGCTGCTGACGCGCACCGCGCCGTTCGAGAAGGTGGCGAAGAAAACCGAGGGGATGAGCCTGTTCTTCGCCGACCTCGACCGCGGCGCGATCGAGGTGCGCGAGCTGCTCAAGCTGGGCCGCCATGCGGTGGACACCAACATGCTCTTCATCGACAATCTCAAAGTCTCGGCTGCCGACCTCATCGGTGAAGAGGGCAAGGGCTTCCGTTACCTGCTCGACGGGCTCAACCCCGAGCGCATCCTGATCGCCGCCGAGGCCATCGGGATCGGGCGCGCCGCGGTGGACAAGGCGGTGCGCTACGCCAAGGAACGGGTGGTCTTCGGCCGGCCGATCGGCCAGAACCAGGCCATCGCGCATCCGCTCGCCGACGCCTACGCCAAACTGGAGGTCGCCGAGCTGATGATGATGAAGGCGGCCTGGCTGTTCGACCATCGCAGGCCCTGCGGCGCCGAGGCCAACATCGCCAAGCTGCGGGCGGCCGAAGCCGGCTTCGAGGCCTGCGATCGCGCGGTGCAGACGCTGGGCGGCTACGGCTACATGCGCGAGTACGACGTCGAACGTTACTTCCGCGAGTGCCGGATGCTGAAGATCGCGCCGGTCTCGCAGGAGATGGTGCTGAATACGATAAGCGAGCACGTGCTCAACCTGCCGCGCTCGTACTGA
- a CDS encoding DUF1646 family protein produces the protein MHPAVALALIGLLLLGPLVSHVIERNIEAYFFVMGVAAMTLGGAWSLKAIGEAAMEPVWITLAVIVAGVAFDSLRGAMDRAMTRLRARVARPLLCAAAVFVIAMVSSLITAIVAALVLVETVGLMRLEGRARARVTIAGCFAIGFGAALTPLGEPLSTLAARALGLGFGGLFRLLALWVVPAIVISAAVSAVFAARSRADGPAPAVVLARAHVRESLAASLLQGFKVYVFVAALVLVSHAFAPLALRYVPMLSHEALFWANTISAVMDNATLVALEIHSMELARARAAILALLVAGGMLIPGNVPNIIAAGALRIGTGEWAKVGMPMGLALLGLYFALLKFTH, from the coding sequence ATGCATCCCGCAGTCGCCCTGGCGCTGATCGGCCTGCTGCTTCTGGGGCCACTTGTCTCGCACGTCATCGAACGCAACATCGAGGCGTATTTCTTCGTGATGGGCGTCGCCGCGATGACGCTGGGCGGGGCCTGGAGCCTTAAGGCGATTGGCGAGGCTGCTATGGAACCGGTTTGGATCACGCTGGCGGTGATCGTCGCCGGCGTCGCTTTCGATTCGCTGCGCGGGGCGATGGACCGCGCGATGACGCGACTGAGGGCGCGCGTTGCCCGTCCGTTGCTATGCGCCGCCGCGGTGTTTGTGATCGCGATGGTTTCGAGTCTAATCACTGCGATAGTCGCGGCCCTGGTGCTGGTCGAGACGGTCGGGCTGATGCGGCTGGAGGGCCGCGCGCGCGCCCGCGTGACGATCGCTGGATGCTTCGCGATCGGCTTCGGCGCCGCGCTCACCCCGCTGGGCGAACCCCTCTCCACGCTGGCGGCCAGAGCGCTGGGGCTCGGCTTCGGCGGCTTGTTCCGGCTGCTCGCTTTGTGGGTGGTGCCCGCAATCGTGATTAGCGCGGCCGTCAGCGCCGTGTTCGCCGCGCGCAGCCGCGCCGATGGCCCCGCTCCGGCAGTCGTACTTGCGCGGGCGCATGTGCGCGAATCGCTGGCAGCGTCGCTGTTGCAGGGCTTCAAGGTCTATGTATTCGTCGCGGCGCTGGTGCTGGTGAGCCACGCCTTCGCGCCCCTTGCGCTGCGCTACGTGCCGATGCTGAGCCACGAGGCATTGTTCTGGGCCAACACCATTTCGGCCGTGATGGACAATGCGACGCTGGTCGCACTGGAGATCCACTCGATGGAGCTGGCACGTGCGCGCGCGGCGATACTGGCATTGCTGGTTGCGGGCGGGATGCTGATCCCGGGCAATGTGCCCAACATCATCGCCGCTGGCGCGCTGCGCATCGGAACGGGCGAATGGGCGAAGGTCGGGATGCCGATGGGCTTGGCGCTGCTTGGCCTGTATTTTGCGCTGCTCAAATTCACGCACTGA
- the glnA gene encoding type I glutamate--ammonia ligase, translating to MTPKQVLQMIKDKGATSVDLKFMDLLGQWQHFSVPISEFHDESPFEEGLGFDGSSIRGWQAIDASDMLVIPDPDTAVMEPFTKEPTLTLICNISDPITRADYTRDPRNVARKAEAYLKSTGLGDTAYFGPEPEFFIFNGIRYDTNQHSSFYYIESEEGFWNSGRDGQNLGYKPRYKEGYFPVPPNDSLQDIRAEMVREMERVGIRVEKQHHEVATAGQAEIDMRFQSLVKMADWLTWYKYICKNVAIRHNMTVTFMPKPIFGDNGSGMHTHQSIWKGETPLFAGSGYAGLSELALHYIAGILHHAPALAAFTNPGTNSYRRLVPGFEAPINLAYSSRNRSAAVRIPMYSPSPKAKRIEVRFPDPTCNPYLAFSAMLLAGLDGIQRRLDPGQPLDKDIYALTPAELAEVPSMPASLEEALDNLKRDHEFLLKGDVFTEDLVETWIDYKMSKEVSQTRLRPHPYEFVLYFDA from the coding sequence ATGACTCCCAAACAAGTTCTCCAGATGATCAAGGACAAGGGCGCCACGTCGGTGGACCTGAAGTTCATGGACCTGCTGGGCCAGTGGCAGCACTTCAGCGTGCCCATCAGCGAGTTTCACGACGAATCGCCCTTCGAGGAAGGGCTCGGCTTCGACGGCTCTTCGATCCGCGGCTGGCAGGCGATCGACGCCAGCGACATGCTCGTTATTCCCGACCCTGACACGGCGGTGATGGAGCCGTTCACCAAAGAGCCCACGCTTACGCTGATCTGCAACATCTCGGACCCGATCACGCGCGCCGACTACACGCGCGACCCGCGCAACGTCGCGCGCAAGGCCGAGGCCTATCTCAAATCGACTGGGCTCGGCGACACCGCCTACTTCGGCCCCGAGCCCGAATTCTTCATCTTCAACGGCATCCGCTACGACACCAACCAGCACTCCAGCTTCTACTACATCGAGTCCGAGGAGGGTTTCTGGAACAGCGGGCGCGACGGCCAGAATCTGGGCTACAAGCCGCGTTACAAGGAAGGCTACTTCCCGGTACCGCCCAACGACAGCCTCCAGGACATCCGCGCCGAGATGGTGCGCGAGATGGAGCGCGTCGGGATCCGCGTCGAGAAACAGCATCACGAGGTCGCCACGGCCGGCCAGGCCGAGATCGATATGCGCTTCCAGTCCCTGGTCAAGATGGCCGATTGGCTGACCTGGTACAAATACATCTGCAAGAACGTGGCGATCCGCCACAACATGACCGTGACCTTCATGCCCAAGCCGATCTTCGGCGACAACGGTTCGGGCATGCATACCCATCAGAGCATCTGGAAGGGCGAGACTCCGCTGTTCGCGGGCTCGGGCTATGCCGGGCTCTCCGAGCTGGCGCTGCACTACATCGCCGGCATCCTCCATCACGCGCCAGCGCTCGCCGCCTTCACCAACCCGGGCACCAACTCGTATCGGCGTCTGGTCCCGGGCTTCGAGGCCCCGATCAACCTCGCCTACTCCAGCCGCAACCGTTCAGCCGCGGTGCGCATCCCGATGTACTCGCCGTCGCCCAAGGCCAAGCGGATCGAGGTTCGGTTCCCCGACCCGACCTGCAATCCGTACCTGGCATTCTCTGCGATGCTGCTGGCTGGGCTTGATGGCATCCAGCGCAGGCTCGACCCGGGCCAACCGCTTGACAAGGACATTTACGCACTGACTCCTGCCGAACTGGCCGAGGTCCCCAGCATGCCGGCCTCGCTGGAGGAGGCGCTCGACAACCTCAAGCGCGACCACGAGTTTCTGCTCAAGGGCGATGTCTTCACTGAGGACCTGGTGGAAACCTGGATCGACTATAAGATGTCCAAGGAGGTCAGCCAGACGCGCCTGCGTCCGCATCCGTACGAGTTCGTGCTGTACTTTGACGCCTAG